One genomic region from Vibrio sp. STUT-A11 encodes:
- a CDS encoding biotin-dependent carboxyltransferase family protein: protein MSDAGLLVEKPGPLSLIQDFGRFGLAHIGITQGGPVDDYAYSWANYLLGNPVNCSAVEITLGNATFVALHNCHLAICGGDLNAKVDGVPISNWSDFILKTGQKLRFGMPKNGLRAYLAVKGGFNIAEHLGSSSTVSRESLGGLDGQGSALKVGDVLSFTSHRLPRHKPKQMTFRFKPDYNLPVKLRVIESYQNDDFDNEALNTFYSSEFTISPDSNRMGYRLQGNTISPPFDGILSEGIALGSIQVPNDGNPIVLLNDHQTIGGYPKLGCVARIDLPRLAQAKPGQKVSFVKGDRLELQDLWCQWAQFFGY, encoded by the coding sequence ATGAGTGACGCTGGATTGTTGGTAGAAAAACCTGGACCTCTGTCACTGATTCAAGACTTTGGTCGTTTTGGTTTAGCACATATCGGTATTACCCAAGGTGGTCCTGTCGATGATTACGCATATAGCTGGGCAAACTACCTACTCGGAAACCCGGTGAATTGTTCAGCAGTCGAAATCACTTTAGGCAATGCGACGTTTGTTGCGTTACACAACTGCCATCTCGCTATCTGTGGTGGCGACTTAAACGCGAAAGTTGATGGTGTACCCATTTCGAATTGGTCTGACTTTATACTGAAGACGGGACAAAAACTGCGTTTTGGTATGCCTAAAAATGGATTGCGCGCTTATTTGGCGGTGAAAGGCGGGTTCAATATTGCTGAACATCTTGGTAGCTCATCAACGGTGAGTAGAGAGTCACTGGGTGGACTGGACGGTCAAGGTAGTGCTTTAAAAGTGGGAGATGTATTGTCCTTTACCTCACATCGATTACCCCGACATAAACCAAAACAAATGACCTTCCGATTTAAGCCCGATTACAACTTACCCGTTAAGTTACGTGTAATAGAAAGCTACCAAAACGATGACTTTGATAATGAGGCTTTAAATACGTTTTACTCAAGTGAGTTTACCATCTCACCAGACTCTAATCGCATGGGTTACCGACTTCAGGGTAATACGATTTCCCCTCCTTTTGATGGAATACTCTCTGAAGGCATCGCACTTGGCTCAATACAGGTTCCCAACGATGGCAACCCGATTGTCCTGTTGAACGATCATCAAACAATCGGTGGCTACCCCAAGCTAGGATGTGTCGCAAGAATAGACCTACCCAGACTCGCACAAGCAAAACCAGGTCAAAAGGTCAGCTTTGTCAAAGGTGATCGATTGGAATTGCAGGACTTGTGGTGTCAATGGGCTCAGTTTTTCGGTTACTAA
- a CDS encoding allophanate hydrolase subunit 1 → MQQETFSISTVSECSILIKFEDSILEDYIGELTRQIREQLASVIMNVVPSYRTILIDYLPFRVGESTLIENVNQVISQFDPAVYDRRQPNDISIPVYYSEETALDLARFNDCGLSLQDVIHLHTQTDYSVSAIGFAPGFAFLSDVCDKLIMPRLTTPRTHVPAGSVGIADSKTAVYPADSPGGWNIIGRSPIVLFSDTPPFIPFDVGDRVTFTSITKQEFIELGGVL, encoded by the coding sequence ATGCAACAGGAAACATTTAGTATTTCGACTGTCTCAGAGTGCAGTATCCTTATCAAATTCGAGGATAGCATTCTTGAGGATTATATTGGAGAACTCACACGCCAAATAAGGGAACAACTGGCGAGTGTTATCATGAATGTTGTTCCTTCCTATCGAACCATCTTAATTGACTACCTGCCCTTTAGAGTCGGTGAAAGCACACTGATTGAAAACGTAAACCAAGTTATTAGTCAGTTCGACCCTGCCGTGTATGACCGTCGGCAGCCAAACGATATTTCGATCCCCGTTTATTACTCAGAAGAAACCGCATTGGATTTAGCTCGATTTAACGATTGTGGGTTGTCTTTGCAAGATGTAATCCATTTGCATACTCAAACGGACTACAGTGTTTCAGCGATCGGATTTGCACCAGGCTTTGCATTTCTTTCGGATGTTTGTGACAAGCTCATCATGCCAAGACTTACCACCCCAAGAACTCACGTTCCTGCTGGTAGCGTCGGTATCGCAGACAGTAAAACTGCCGTTTATCCAGCGGATAGCCCAGGCGGGTGGAATATTATTGGTCGAAGCCCGATTGTTTTATTTTCTGATACTCCTCCTTTTATTCCGTTTGATGTTGGTGACAGGGTGACGTTTACTTCCATTACTAAACAAGAGTTTATCGAGTTAGGAGGGGTTTTATGA